In a genomic window of Priestia filamentosa:
- a CDS encoding helix-turn-helix transcriptional regulator, which produces MVLKRTKLKNWLTKEGRTQAWLARNSNVSRNAINEICAGKRDPSISTVKKIMSAIKKVQKNAKVEDFFDV; this is translated from the coding sequence ATGGTATTAAAAAGGACAAAACTAAAAAATTGGTTAACAAAAGAAGGACGTACCCAAGCATGGTTAGCGAGAAATTCAAATGTTTCAAGGAATGCAATTAATGAAATTTGTGCTGGTAAACGAGATCCAAGTATATCTACAGTGAAGAAAATCATGTCAGCTATTAAAAAAGTTCAAAAGAATGCAAAAGTAGAAGATTTTTTTGATGTTTGA
- a CDS encoding FtsK/SpoIIIE domain-containing protein codes for MWELMAIPVLTSAAALWFGRNTSSEEHRIVQQTFEHYHIHVKEGKEHRYPQLVREYKSTKRIKLIYRTPLALEEKTLRTLQHILSVTLDQEVNVSFKKWLIIEIAKHKMPSYVSYGEVPYRKGWMVPLGKNHQGWHFHHFDHTPHTTISGTTRFGKTVMMKVMMTYLIEHHPWDAQFVIIDLKGGLEFDRYQNLQQVKRIASDPIEALYALKQVKKDMEERMGRFKRQGWSNIVDTPLSQRLFVLIDEAAQLTPEKFMEKEEKNTLAQCQSILSEIARLGGALGVRLVYGTQYPTSNVLNGSIKQNADLKVSFRLGSDYASKVALDAYGAETLPSDIKGRALIKTHEVKEVQVPYLNHEEIWKRIGGYEIAKQTVVPNETGEDYVRLG; via the coding sequence ATGTGGGAGCTCATGGCGATTCCGGTTTTAACGAGTGCCGCAGCGTTGTGGTTTGGAAGGAATACATCAAGTGAGGAACATCGTATCGTTCAACAGACCTTTGAGCACTACCATATCCATGTAAAAGAAGGTAAAGAACATCGTTACCCTCAGCTTGTTCGGGAGTATAAAAGCACGAAAAGAATCAAGCTCATTTATCGTACACCTTTAGCTTTAGAGGAGAAAACCTTACGAACGTTACAACATATTCTATCCGTCACGTTAGATCAGGAGGTGAACGTCTCTTTTAAGAAATGGCTCATCATTGAAATTGCAAAGCATAAGATGCCTTCCTATGTGTCGTATGGAGAGGTTCCCTATCGCAAAGGATGGATGGTCCCATTAGGGAAAAATCATCAGGGATGGCATTTCCATCATTTCGACCATACCCCCCACACTACCATTTCCGGAACGACTCGTTTTGGAAAAACGGTGATGATGAAGGTTATGATGACGTATCTTATTGAACATCATCCCTGGGATGCTCAATTCGTTATTATTGATTTAAAGGGTGGATTAGAGTTCGATCGGTATCAAAACCTTCAACAAGTCAAGCGTATAGCCAGTGATCCCATAGAGGCCTTATACGCCTTGAAACAGGTAAAGAAAGACATGGAGGAACGAATGGGCCGTTTTAAACGTCAGGGATGGTCCAACATTGTAGACACTCCCCTCTCGCAACGTCTGTTTGTTTTGATTGATGAAGCCGCCCAACTCACACCTGAAAAATTCATGGAGAAAGAAGAAAAGAACACGTTAGCACAGTGTCAGTCCATTCTCAGTGAAATTGCACGCCTAGGAGGCGCTCTGGGCGTTCGATTGGTGTATGGCACCCAATACCCTACCTCCAATGTATTGAATGGCTCGATCAAGCAAAACGCGGATTTAAAGGTGAGTTTTCGCTTAGGAAGTGATTATGCGTCTAAGGTAGCCCTGGATGCGTATGGAGCCGAAACCTTACCTTCAGATATCAAAGGGCGTGCGTTGATTAAAACGCATGAAGTAAAAGAAGTGCAAGTCCCCTACCTCAACCATGAGGAAATCTGGAAACGGATTGGAGGCTATGAAATTGCAAAACAAACAGTTGTGCCAAACGAGACAGGAGAAGATTATGTACGCCTTGGATAA
- a CDS encoding DMT family transporter — MKTYRYVGLLMIISGATLWGISGPMIQWLFQNSSLTSGKFLVVRLLLAGIITLAILYFTKKNIFGVWKHPRQWIQLIIFGVLGMLGAQYAFIETIHVSTAVTAVLFQFLGPILITIYVAIQTKKMPTVIQLLAVVAALVGTFFLITNGSVENIVLSKKAIILGLLTTLGFTFYTLHPASLIKEWGTIVIIGWGMLIGGIVLFIYNQDFSVMHLAHTLTFNTLSMLLLVIISGTLSFILYIGSLKYLSATETSLLSSIEPLVAAVVSIVWLNESFGIYQLIGGFFITATVVFLSIPSKGARKK; from the coding sequence ATGAAAACATATCGGTATGTTGGACTATTAATGATTATTAGTGGGGCTACATTATGGGGAATCTCCGGTCCAATGATTCAGTGGCTTTTTCAAAACAGTAGCCTCACATCAGGTAAATTTCTCGTTGTACGACTACTGCTTGCCGGAATTATAACTTTGGCAATATTGTATTTCACTAAAAAAAATATATTTGGTGTTTGGAAGCATCCACGCCAGTGGATTCAACTTATTATTTTTGGGGTTTTAGGAATGCTGGGCGCTCAGTATGCTTTTATTGAAACAATCCATGTAAGTACTGCTGTCACAGCTGTACTGTTTCAATTTCTTGGTCCTATTTTAATTACTATTTATGTAGCAATACAAACAAAAAAAATGCCAACAGTAATACAATTACTGGCGGTTGTTGCAGCCTTAGTAGGAACTTTTTTTCTGATTACTAATGGTTCTGTTGAAAATATCGTATTATCGAAAAAAGCCATTATTCTCGGTCTACTTACAACACTTGGATTTACTTTCTATACTCTTCACCCTGCGTCATTGATAAAAGAGTGGGGAACCATTGTCATCATTGGCTGGGGTATGTTAATTGGCGGCATCGTCTTGTTTATATACAACCAGGATTTTAGTGTTATGCATTTGGCACATACATTAACATTTAACACGTTATCAATGTTGCTTCTCGTGATTATCAGCGGAACGTTGTCTTTTATTCTCTATATTGGTAGTCTGAAGTATTTAAGCGCAACAGAAACAAGTCTATTATCCAGTATTGAACCACTAGTTGCAGCAGTCGTTTCGATCGTTTGGTTAAATGAATCATTTGGAATATATCAACTGATAGGTGGATTCTTCATCACTGCCACGGTTGTCTTCTTATCCATACCAAGTAAAGGAGCTAGGAAAAAGTAA
- a CDS encoding PLP-dependent aminotransferase family protein: MMELTPNLDSNSKEPLYIQLYNFIRQEIEIGNLVAYTKLPSKRKLSKNLQISQNTIEAAYEQLVAEGYIEGIPRKGYFVCKVDQTFSNLKESIIYIKEETYEDNVAFDFTQTGVDGPSFPFSIFRKISNDVLRDENKHLLRIGHPQGEYGLREAIASYLYESRGVRTSPSQIIIGSGTPTLIRLLFKLLKGSLYAVEDPGYHQRLVTFEKGYENVRLIPLDDDGMVVSKLEDSSADIAFVTPSHQFPCGMIMSIARRNQLLNWAQKKEERYIVEDDYDSEFRYSGKPIPALQGLDSQGRVIYMGTFSKALLPSLRISYMVLPKPLIEKYHENHFRFVQSVSRLDQEVLKRFMQEGYWKKHINKMRVVYSKKRDVLVSAISTYFPDSIEIIGLDAGLHLLVRPNNGMTEQELIERAAKYGIKVYSVSEYGKNDYQTIMLGFAVLSEKEIPTAIQLLVKAWMG; this comes from the coding sequence ATGATGGAATTAACACCAAATCTTGATTCAAATAGTAAAGAACCACTATATATACAGTTGTATAATTTTATAAGACAGGAAATCGAAATAGGAAATCTCGTAGCCTACACTAAGCTGCCTTCTAAACGGAAACTTTCCAAAAATTTACAGATTAGTCAGAACACTATTGAAGCAGCGTACGAGCAACTTGTTGCAGAAGGATATATCGAAGGAATTCCACGTAAAGGATATTTTGTGTGTAAAGTAGACCAGACATTTTCTAACCTAAAAGAGAGCATCATATATATCAAAGAGGAGACCTACGAGGACAATGTAGCCTTTGATTTCACCCAGACAGGTGTAGATGGTCCCTCATTTCCTTTTTCAATATTTAGGAAAATATCTAATGATGTATTAAGGGATGAGAATAAACATTTGTTAAGAATAGGGCATCCTCAGGGAGAGTATGGGCTTCGTGAAGCCATTGCTTCCTATCTTTACGAGTCGCGTGGTGTCCGGACGTCGCCGAGTCAGATAATTATTGGATCAGGTACACCAACACTTATTAGACTTTTATTTAAACTGTTAAAAGGGAGTTTGTATGCCGTTGAAGATCCTGGGTATCATCAAAGACTTGTGACTTTTGAAAAGGGATATGAGAATGTGCGGCTGATCCCACTTGATGATGATGGGATGGTGGTATCTAAATTGGAGGATAGTAGTGCTGACATAGCTTTTGTTACGCCATCACATCAATTTCCGTGTGGAATGATTATGTCAATAGCAAGACGGAATCAACTTTTAAATTGGGCTCAAAAAAAAGAAGAGCGTTACATTGTAGAGGATGATTATGACAGTGAGTTTCGTTATTCAGGAAAGCCAATTCCAGCATTACAAGGATTAGATTCTCAAGGGAGGGTAATCTATATGGGGACGTTTTCGAAAGCATTACTACCCTCATTACGTATAAGTTATATGGTCTTGCCCAAACCGTTAATTGAAAAGTATCATGAAAATCACTTTAGATTCGTTCAGTCTGTATCACGTCTTGATCAAGAGGTCCTCAAGAGATTTATGCAGGAAGGATACTGGAAAAAACATATTAACAAAATGCGGGTCGTTTACAGTAAAAAAAGAGACGTACTCGTTTCGGCGATTTCAACTTATTTTCCAGACTCAATTGAAATTATTGGTCTTGACGCTGGTTTACACTTATTAGTCCGTCCCAATAACGGTATGACTGAACAGGAACTTATTGAACGGGCAGCAAAATATGGTATCAAAGTCTATTCGGTATCGGAATACGGAAAGAATGATTATCAAACAATCATGTTAGGCTTTGCAGTTCTATCTGAGAAAGAGATTCCTACGGCAATTCAATTGTTAGTGAAAGCTTGGATGGGATAA